In Streptomyces sp. TS71-3, the following proteins share a genomic window:
- a CDS encoding D-2-hydroxyacid dehydrogenase, translating to MKRQLVLISLESPHSFWQLSAEHERSLKAAFPDVRFHTSTEDDVPHRLVNADVYFGWRFEPSWLANAPNLRWIASPAAGTDHLPVAEAHAAGVALTRSYGFHGGPMAEHAMGLVLGFSRGLFTSQRLQRDRTWWKDDLAEEFFDLAGATMTIVGCGSIGSHLARIAHAFGMDVIGVRRTPPVAAGDGITWMPGSAVHQAVAIADVVVDLLPATQATDRYFDHELFAACKPGSLFLNLGRAATVDQQALLSSLNVGHLRGAALDVFEPRPLPAGHPLRLHPRVVLTPKSSTLCLTYMDSAVAFFAENLHRYLAGRQLRGIAEVPATRSPLTGG from the coding sequence ATGAAGCGGCAACTGGTGCTGATCAGCCTGGAGTCCCCGCACTCCTTCTGGCAGCTGTCTGCTGAACACGAGCGCTCCCTCAAGGCCGCCTTCCCCGACGTACGGTTCCACACCTCGACAGAGGACGACGTGCCGCACCGGCTGGTCAACGCCGACGTCTACTTCGGCTGGAGGTTCGAACCCTCCTGGCTGGCCAACGCACCGAATCTGCGCTGGATCGCCTCCCCGGCCGCCGGCACCGATCACCTCCCCGTCGCCGAAGCTCACGCCGCGGGAGTGGCTTTGACCCGTTCGTACGGCTTCCACGGCGGGCCCATGGCCGAGCATGCCATGGGCCTGGTCCTGGGCTTCTCACGCGGACTGTTCACCAGCCAGCGCCTCCAGCGGGACCGGACCTGGTGGAAGGACGACCTCGCTGAAGAGTTCTTCGACCTGGCCGGCGCGACGATGACCATCGTCGGCTGCGGCAGCATCGGGAGCCACCTCGCCCGTATCGCCCACGCCTTCGGCATGGACGTGATCGGGGTACGCCGCACCCCTCCCGTGGCTGCCGGCGATGGGATCACATGGATGCCTGGCTCGGCAGTGCACCAAGCGGTCGCCATCGCCGACGTGGTGGTCGACCTGCTGCCCGCCACCCAGGCCACGGACCGCTACTTCGATCACGAGCTCTTCGCGGCCTGCAAGCCCGGATCCCTCTTCCTCAACCTCGGCCGTGCGGCAACCGTCGACCAGCAAGCGCTCCTGAGCTCCCTCAACGTCGGCCACCTTCGCGGCGCCGCACTGGATGTCTTCGAGCCAAGGCCCCTGCCCGCAGGCCACCCGCTGCGGCTGCACCCCCGGGTCGTACTCACGCCGAAGAGCTCGACGCTCTGCCTCACGTACATGGACAGCGCCGTCGCGTTCTTCGCCGAGAACCTGCACCGCTACCTCGCCGGCCGGCAGCTCCGCGGAATCGCCGAGGTGCCCGCTACCCGTTCGCCCCTCACAGGAGGCTGA
- a CDS encoding ATP-binding protein, translating to MRHHTSTSRDRPANVLERDRERTTSVPVHRHADGGGITTTLITDLPYGPGAAEVARGAVTVALHGAAETDLLDDARLIGSELATNAFVSGSPPLVLCVDRRCSLAGGMEVEITVTDGGCLLPVAPLAPIPARPAVPIPEEEAESGRGLVIVEALADAWSLTASTHGTRAWCLLTRGTEPSPAGTR from the coding sequence ATGAGACACCACACGAGCACCTCCCGAGACCGTCCGGCCAACGTGCTGGAGCGCGACAGGGAGCGAACGACCTCCGTACCGGTACACCGGCATGCGGATGGCGGCGGCATCACCACCACGCTGATCACTGATCTCCCCTACGGACCGGGAGCGGCCGAGGTCGCTCGGGGTGCCGTCACAGTGGCGCTACATGGCGCCGCGGAGACGGACCTGCTCGACGACGCCCGCCTGATCGGATCGGAACTCGCCACGAACGCGTTCGTCTCGGGCAGCCCACCCCTGGTCCTGTGCGTCGACCGCAGATGTTCGCTTGCCGGCGGCATGGAAGTCGAGATCACCGTCACCGACGGCGGCTGTCTGCTCCCCGTTGCTCCTCTGGCGCCAATACCCGCTCGTCCCGCCGTGCCGATTCCAGAGGAGGAGGCCGAGTCGGGACGAGGACTGGTCATCGTGGAGGCACTCGCAGACGCCTGGTCGCTGACGGCCAGCACCCACGGCACCCGCGCCTGGTGCCTGCTCACCCGCGGGACTGAACCCTCGCCCGCCGGCACTCGCTGA
- a CDS encoding glycosyltransferase family 4 protein, with amino-acid sequence MIAPLVPEAADAHDQRWTNEVGQTLQKARAEVISIPAIRAPLDSVHGSVQLCDLVGEAAVRIADRASRCLLIGLDVPFLGLGPYASPTMHLLLVPRSTAALTWPGEPSRVQWERDCLRAATARGGWIGAISTHMRDHLVKTSSVPRASVVSIPNGLIKEEMARPTITPPLPFAARAGFLLAMGRAVPSKGFEDLLEALHLLKARGPGVPHLILAAVASDDDEQSTAYQENLGTRIHAYGLDTTLITRFTPAIRAWLHSPALRAVVVPSRQEPFGRIPLEAFAAGAGPVVATTAGGLAQTVVEGETGFTAEPRDPKSLASALHRALTVLPRERDRLLNAGTILVRSRHDYEASIASAIDRVAPWALAPSPTAGSRPR; translated from the coding sequence GTGATCGCCCCTCTTGTTCCCGAGGCGGCTGATGCTCACGATCAGCGCTGGACGAACGAGGTCGGACAGACCCTTCAGAAGGCGCGGGCCGAGGTCATCTCGATCCCCGCGATCCGCGCGCCACTGGACTCGGTGCACGGCTCCGTGCAGCTGTGCGACCTGGTGGGCGAGGCAGCCGTGCGCATCGCAGACCGCGCCAGCCGCTGCCTCCTCATCGGCCTCGACGTCCCCTTCCTCGGGCTTGGCCCCTACGCGTCTCCGACCATGCATCTGCTGCTCGTTCCCCGCTCAACAGCGGCGCTGACCTGGCCCGGGGAACCATCGCGAGTCCAATGGGAGAGGGACTGCCTGCGCGCGGCGACGGCCAGGGGCGGGTGGATCGGCGCCATCTCCACCCACATGCGAGATCACCTCGTCAAGACCTCTTCTGTGCCGCGGGCGAGCGTCGTGAGCATTCCGAACGGGCTGATCAAGGAGGAGATGGCCAGGCCGACGATCACGCCGCCGCTCCCCTTCGCAGCCCGGGCCGGCTTCCTCCTGGCCATGGGGCGGGCCGTGCCTTCCAAGGGATTCGAGGACCTCCTGGAGGCGCTGCACCTTCTCAAGGCACGCGGCCCGGGCGTTCCGCACCTGATCCTGGCGGCCGTGGCCTCGGACGACGACGAGCAGTCCACCGCGTACCAGGAGAACCTGGGCACCCGCATCCACGCCTACGGACTCGACACGACGCTGATCACCCGTTTCACCCCTGCCATCCGCGCCTGGCTGCACAGCCCGGCCCTGCGTGCGGTCGTGGTTCCCTCGCGCCAGGAGCCCTTCGGCCGGATCCCGCTGGAGGCATTCGCGGCGGGCGCGGGCCCGGTCGTCGCGACCACCGCGGGCGGACTGGCCCAGACCGTCGTCGAGGGCGAGACAGGATTCACCGCGGAACCGCGGGATCCCAAGTCTCTGGCCTCCGCCCTTCACCGCGCCCTGACTGTCCTCCCCCGGGAACGCGACCGCCTTCTGAACGCCGGGACGATTCTCGTGCGCTCACGCCACGACTACGAGGCCAGCATCGCTTCCGCCATCGACCGCGTCGCGCCGTGGGCTCTGGCGCCTTCGCCCACAGCAGGGAGCAGGCCCCGATGA
- a CDS encoding radical SAM protein has protein sequence MPATQHRDLATAFAATGRNHPYLAFTLNSLCNLDCVFCKPRCMPDYGHKDRPLTASDYAHIAAEAGAWQVRKAHCSGGEPTLRADILDVIAGLADGLGPDAAIGMTSHGNLRRGLTVEKLQRAGLTYLNISLHSLDPTRSATIMGGGDPRTARATVDTALSLGLRVKINCVLQRSYLDDAFAVAELARELPIAVRLIELQNIGPARALFDTEFISEAEVRGRLDQWFANAGEVSRGQLGVRSPGRYLSPAGWAGSIGFISNSSCATCSDANRIKITPTGVARPCILHNRDIPLKPHLADGTLHDAFAHLFQAMLERDRNEAWQGFHYVDYDLRWDRMERPEGTPVLPLLPILAPDTAPPSCTRTATGER, from the coding sequence ATGCCCGCCACTCAGCACCGCGACCTCGCCACCGCTTTCGCCGCGACCGGCCGCAACCACCCCTACCTGGCCTTCACTCTGAACTCCCTGTGCAACCTCGACTGCGTGTTCTGCAAGCCCCGCTGCATGCCGGACTACGGGCACAAGGACCGCCCGCTGACCGCATCCGACTACGCGCACATCGCCGCCGAGGCCGGAGCCTGGCAGGTCAGGAAGGCACACTGCTCCGGCGGCGAACCGACCCTTCGGGCGGACATCCTCGACGTGATCGCGGGTCTCGCGGACGGTCTGGGACCCGACGCAGCGATCGGCATGACCAGCCACGGCAACCTGCGCCGCGGACTGACCGTCGAAAAGCTCCAACGCGCGGGTCTCACCTACCTCAACATCAGCCTCCACAGCCTCGACCCCACCAGGTCCGCCACGATCATGGGCGGTGGGGATCCCCGCACGGCCCGCGCAACGGTGGACACCGCGCTCTCCCTCGGCCTGCGCGTGAAGATCAATTGCGTTCTCCAGCGCAGCTACCTGGACGACGCCTTCGCCGTGGCCGAGCTGGCGAGAGAGCTACCGATCGCCGTACGCCTGATCGAGCTCCAGAACATCGGACCAGCTCGGGCACTCTTCGACACCGAGTTCATCAGCGAGGCAGAGGTGCGCGGGCGTCTCGACCAATGGTTCGCGAACGCCGGTGAGGTGTCACGAGGGCAGCTCGGGGTCCGCAGCCCCGGCCGGTACCTGAGCCCAGCAGGCTGGGCAGGCTCGATCGGCTTCATCTCCAACTCCAGCTGCGCCACCTGCTCGGACGCCAACCGGATCAAGATCACCCCCACAGGCGTGGCCCGCCCCTGCATCCTCCACAACCGCGACATCCCCCTGAAGCCCCACCTCGCCGACGGCACCCTCCACGACGCCTTCGCCCACCTCTTCCAGGCCATGCTGGAACGCGACAGGAACGAGGCATGGCAGGGCTTCCACTACGTCGACTACGACCTGCGCTGGGACCGCATGGAGCGCCCCGAAGGCACCCCCGTCCTGCCCCTGCTCCCCATCCTGGCCCCGGACACAGCCCCGCCCTCCTGCACACGCACCGCCACAGGAGAACGGTGA
- the gltX gene encoding glutamate--tRNA ligase: MFHVGGARSALYNWAVARQSGGTFVLRIEDTDAARNKPEWIDGIISALAAIGIHEADPAFEGPYFQSHNADRHREAAQQLFAGGQAYYCDCTREQLRERTGSEHLGYDGFCRDRGLLFEEGRALRFRTPDEGSTVVVDLVRGEPAFPNSAIEDFVIARGDGSPVFLIANVVDDLDEGITQVIRGEEHLSNTPKQQLLWEALGAEPPVWAHLPVIVNEKRQKLSKRRDKVALEDYLADGFLPEAMTNYLMLLGWGPGDDQEIRPSEELERLFRLEDVNTAAAFFDVKKLTAFNGEYIRALAPEQFAAACVPWLVAPYAPWRPEAFDRKVFEAAAPLAQTRLALLSEITNYVDFLFLDEPVQDEASWNKVMKAGANDVLRDARAEMAAVAEWRADDLKAVLLAVGEKHGLKLGKAQAPVRVAVTGRTVGLPLFESMELLGRERVLARLDAAAEKLAAQA, encoded by the coding sequence ATGTTCCATGTCGGCGGTGCGCGGTCCGCTCTCTACAACTGGGCGGTGGCGCGACAGTCCGGTGGCACGTTCGTCCTGCGGATAGAGGACACCGACGCGGCCCGGAACAAGCCGGAGTGGATCGACGGCATCATCAGCGCGCTCGCGGCGATCGGCATTCATGAGGCAGACCCCGCGTTCGAGGGGCCTTACTTCCAGTCGCACAACGCCGACCGACACAGGGAGGCCGCTCAGCAGCTCTTCGCGGGGGGCCAGGCGTACTACTGCGACTGCACCCGGGAGCAGCTGAGGGAGCGCACGGGGTCGGAGCATCTCGGGTACGACGGGTTCTGCCGGGATCGGGGGCTGCTCTTCGAGGAAGGCCGGGCGCTGCGGTTCCGGACGCCGGATGAGGGCTCGACGGTCGTGGTCGACCTGGTCCGCGGGGAGCCTGCGTTCCCGAACAGCGCGATCGAGGACTTCGTGATCGCGCGGGGTGACGGGTCCCCTGTGTTCCTGATCGCGAACGTGGTCGACGACCTGGACGAGGGCATCACGCAGGTCATCCGTGGTGAGGAGCATCTGTCGAACACGCCGAAGCAGCAGTTGCTGTGGGAGGCGCTCGGTGCCGAGCCGCCGGTGTGGGCGCACCTGCCGGTGATCGTGAACGAGAAGCGGCAGAAGCTGTCCAAGCGCCGTGACAAGGTCGCGCTGGAGGACTACCTCGCGGACGGCTTCCTGCCCGAGGCCATGACGAACTACCTGATGCTGCTGGGCTGGGGCCCGGGGGATGACCAGGAGATCCGGCCGTCCGAGGAGCTGGAGCGGCTCTTCCGGCTGGAGGACGTCAACACCGCGGCGGCCTTCTTCGACGTGAAGAAGCTGACGGCGTTCAACGGCGAGTACATCCGCGCCCTGGCACCGGAGCAGTTCGCCGCCGCGTGCGTGCCGTGGCTCGTGGCTCCGTACGCGCCGTGGCGGCCGGAGGCGTTCGACCGGAAAGTCTTCGAGGCAGCGGCGCCCCTGGCGCAGACTCGCCTGGCGCTGCTGTCGGAGATCACGAACTACGTGGACTTCCTGTTCCTCGATGAGCCGGTCCAGGATGAGGCGTCGTGGAACAAGGTGATGAAGGCCGGCGCCAACGACGTGCTGCGCGACGCCCGCGCCGAGATGGCCGCCGTCGCCGAGTGGCGGGCGGATGACCTGAAGGCTGTTCTGCTGGCCGTTGGTGAGAAGCACGGGCTGAAGCTGGGCAAGGCCCAGGCGCCCGTACGGGTCGCGGTCACCGGCCGGACGGTGGGACTTCCGCTGTTCGAGTCCATGGAGCTGCTCGGCCGGGAGCGCGTTCTGGCCCGGCTGGACGCCGCGGCCGAGAAGCTGGCCGCGCAGGCGTAG
- a CDS encoding carph-isopro domain-containing protein, with protein MAQAGGPNAVLAGCLDELGWSPKALARKLNRVFGAGTVAESAPYHWRDAGSLPRSPLPAMAAYVLSQELGRPIPVAELWQGRAGDSPALVPADSDLAWPWTVQGMEAIVEDWVRGGLVDRRRFLAISGAGLLAIVSQYLDGTAGRGQYAPGMTPTGADPLVDQVEQHLPMLQMLDDEHGGARHLPYVGAQFRAVGLLIHEGGHPPAVVSRLIRALAEIGQLAGWMAFDAADHGLAQRYFATALRAAHQVNDLPLCAHILGDLSFQAASRGHPADAVALGEAARRASDAAPPAVRASVLSRLAYAYATAGRDNDFAHARGSARELISARDDGRAEPRWMYFLTDNHLDCQAGYGLVQMGRAQQRAGSNTKGRRLLAQGTEALRSGAYDVPRGDPSQRRAMFEGAWLALGHSAHGDLEAACEVGKIAADRLDVVRSPRSAALLHQLAADLRRRQRNPHVRTFLPTLEDALARYAPSAPPGR; from the coding sequence ATGGCACAGGCAGGGGGACCCAACGCTGTGCTGGCGGGGTGCCTCGACGAACTCGGGTGGAGCCCCAAGGCACTCGCTCGAAAGCTCAACAGGGTGTTCGGAGCGGGGACCGTGGCCGAATCGGCGCCCTACCACTGGCGGGACGCCGGGTCATTACCGCGCTCGCCGCTGCCGGCCATGGCCGCGTACGTGCTCTCCCAGGAACTGGGTAGACCGATCCCGGTGGCGGAACTGTGGCAGGGCCGCGCGGGCGATTCCCCGGCACTGGTCCCGGCGGACTCCGATCTCGCCTGGCCCTGGACCGTGCAGGGCATGGAGGCGATCGTGGAGGACTGGGTGCGGGGAGGGCTCGTCGACCGGCGCCGCTTCCTCGCGATCTCGGGTGCCGGGCTCCTCGCGATCGTTTCCCAGTACCTCGACGGAACGGCGGGGCGCGGCCAGTACGCGCCTGGGATGACGCCGACCGGCGCTGACCCGCTCGTGGACCAGGTCGAGCAGCACCTGCCCATGCTCCAGATGCTCGATGACGAACACGGAGGGGCGCGACACCTCCCCTACGTAGGTGCCCAGTTCCGCGCGGTGGGGCTGCTCATCCACGAAGGCGGTCACCCGCCGGCCGTGGTGAGCAGGCTGATCCGCGCTCTCGCGGAGATCGGGCAGCTCGCCGGCTGGATGGCCTTCGACGCTGCCGACCACGGCTTGGCACAGCGCTACTTCGCCACGGCACTACGGGCCGCGCACCAGGTCAACGACCTACCGCTGTGCGCGCACATCCTGGGCGACCTGTCCTTCCAAGCAGCCAGCCGGGGACACCCGGCGGACGCCGTCGCGCTCGGCGAAGCAGCCCGGCGCGCGAGCGACGCCGCACCTCCCGCCGTCCGGGCATCAGTCCTGTCCCGTCTCGCCTACGCGTACGCCACGGCGGGCCGGGACAACGACTTCGCCCACGCACGGGGTTCCGCCCGTGAACTGATCTCGGCCCGGGACGACGGCCGGGCAGAACCCCGCTGGATGTACTTCCTCACCGACAACCACCTCGACTGCCAAGCCGGTTACGGACTCGTCCAGATGGGCCGCGCGCAGCAGAGAGCTGGCAGCAACACGAAGGGCCGCCGCCTCCTTGCGCAGGGGACCGAAGCGCTCCGGTCCGGTGCCTACGATGTTCCACGCGGCGACCCCAGCCAGCGCAGGGCCATGTTCGAGGGCGCCTGGCTGGCACTCGGCCACAGCGCCCACGGAGACCTGGAGGCGGCCTGCGAGGTCGGCAAGATCGCCGCGGACCGCCTCGACGTCGTGCGCTCCCCACGCAGCGCGGCCCTGCTCCACCAACTCGCTGCCGACCTCCGCCGCCGCCAGCGCAACCCCCACGTACGCACCTTCCTGCCCACCCTGGAAGACGCACTCGCCCGGTACGCCCCGTCGGCGCCACCTGGCCGTTAG
- a CDS encoding carbamoyltransferase C-terminal domain-containing protein has product MPAVLGLNFHHDTAAALIVDGHLYAAEEERWSGIKHNHPTRKGTLTAPTHALQWCLEAASIEPQDVDAVWAASMRPTPAAGWWLAPERHELATLLPTPLGERLRLLSHHTAHVLSGYLLSGHDHAAGLVIDAGGSSLGSDFGPGRERITGYDLHPDSIDRLHQSMPTVLPGPLGPRRVHSSLGHFYRNLARRVIPPGDEPEGSMMALAAFGDPQRYEAQVRELVHLGDDGDIRITDPWGSADSTTPLLLDGRAWTTGNVAQQPERERADLAAAVQQVFSGSVVHIARHLQRLTGAATLVFSGGCALNSHLNGHLAADTGFDTLHVAPAPHDAGTAVGAALYGWHYQLGQERLPVPTDAAWGPEPGPLPRGAVPSGYHLLPHLGEGLAPTVAALLAQGSIVGWVQGQLEFGPRALGHRSVLVHPGHARTRDRLNAIKKRAAYRPFAPAVLAEHTADWFETEGDPFMNRVARVRPGQAERVAAVTHHDGTARVQTVAADHRGLRELLEHFHQRTGLPLLLNTSFNRKGTPILRTAEQAVPAAADLGLDALAVGDTLLLADHVPDPREPARPGTREG; this is encoded by the coding sequence ATGCCCGCGGTCCTCGGACTGAACTTCCACCACGACACCGCCGCCGCCCTGATCGTCGACGGCCACCTCTACGCGGCTGAGGAGGAACGCTGGAGCGGCATCAAGCACAACCACCCCACCCGCAAGGGCACACTCACCGCCCCTACCCATGCACTCCAGTGGTGCCTGGAGGCGGCCAGCATCGAACCTCAGGACGTGGACGCCGTCTGGGCGGCATCCATGCGCCCCACCCCCGCAGCCGGCTGGTGGCTGGCCCCGGAACGACACGAACTCGCCACCCTCCTGCCCACCCCGCTCGGCGAACGCCTCCGCCTCCTGTCCCACCACACGGCCCACGTACTCTCCGGCTACCTGCTCTCCGGGCACGACCACGCGGCGGGCCTGGTCATCGACGCCGGCGGCTCCTCCCTCGGCTCCGACTTCGGACCGGGCCGCGAACGCATCACGGGCTACGACCTGCACCCCGACAGCATCGACCGCCTCCACCAGAGCATGCCGACCGTCCTCCCCGGTCCTCTCGGTCCACGGCGCGTCCACTCCTCCCTCGGACACTTCTACCGGAACCTCGCCCGACGGGTGATCCCACCCGGGGACGAACCCGAGGGCAGCATGATGGCTCTCGCTGCCTTCGGCGACCCCCAGCGTTACGAAGCGCAGGTTCGCGAACTCGTCCATCTCGGTGACGACGGCGACATCCGCATCACCGATCCATGGGGCTCAGCAGACAGCACCACGCCACTGCTGCTCGACGGCCGAGCCTGGACAACCGGCAACGTCGCGCAACAACCAGAACGCGAACGTGCCGACCTGGCAGCCGCCGTCCAGCAGGTCTTCTCCGGATCCGTCGTCCACATCGCCCGCCACCTGCAACGGCTCACCGGGGCCGCCACGTTGGTGTTCTCCGGCGGATGCGCCCTTAACTCCCACCTCAACGGCCACCTGGCCGCCGACACCGGCTTCGACACCCTCCACGTGGCGCCCGCACCACACGACGCGGGCACCGCCGTCGGCGCCGCCCTGTACGGCTGGCACTACCAGCTCGGGCAGGAACGCCTTCCGGTGCCGACCGACGCGGCCTGGGGCCCGGAGCCGGGCCCGCTGCCGAGGGGAGCCGTACCTTCCGGCTACCACCTCCTGCCCCACCTCGGCGAGGGCCTCGCCCCGACCGTGGCCGCGCTCCTCGCGCAGGGCAGCATCGTCGGCTGGGTACAGGGCCAGCTCGAATTCGGACCACGCGCCCTCGGACACCGCTCGGTCCTCGTCCACCCCGGCCACGCACGAACCCGGGACCGGCTCAACGCGATCAAGAAGCGCGCCGCCTACCGCCCCTTCGCGCCCGCCGTGCTTGCAGAGCACACGGCGGACTGGTTCGAGACGGAAGGCGATCCGTTCATGAACCGCGTCGCCCGCGTCCGGCCCGGCCAAGCCGAACGCGTGGCCGCGGTGACCCACCACGACGGGACCGCGCGCGTCCAGACCGTCGCCGCTGACCACCGCGGCCTGCGCGAACTCCTGGAGCACTTCCACCAGCGCACGGGCCTACCGCTCCTGCTGAACACCTCCTTCAACCGGAAGGGCACCCCCATCCTGCGCACCGCCGAGCAGGCCGTACCCGCCGCAGCCGACCTCGGACTCGACGCCCTCGCCGTCGGGGACACGCTCCTGCTAGCGGACCACGTCCCTGACCCCCGCGAACCGGCCCGGCCGGGCACACGAGAAGGGTGA
- a CDS encoding radical SAM protein yields MHLRPSIPRTLKTAKIKITTKCNRSCDFCIFADGAQGENMSLDLFSTILTRLEEIPFQQLHINGGEPTVHRDFPWLSEAARTRLPDKVMVLGTNAITLARNAKIMEAALRSYDQILIGCDDEHGNYDEVHTVVPRLRAAGKTVVVNSVLEGITSPRLVQLADLCDRHGAIHVTNHVHHVDVGQPANELRGICDRYLDQHLMIEMDGSCYRCFNAMAKDDSEFTIWDEDFAAKVFAPRSHHFRFCLRCHEYTDSGSGAVPTPALTA; encoded by the coding sequence ATGCACCTGCGCCCATCCATTCCCCGCACCCTCAAGACCGCGAAGATCAAGATCACCACAAAGTGCAACCGGTCCTGCGACTTCTGCATCTTCGCCGACGGCGCCCAGGGCGAGAACATGTCCCTGGACCTGTTCTCCACCATCCTGACCCGGCTGGAAGAGATCCCCTTCCAGCAGCTGCACATCAACGGCGGCGAGCCCACCGTGCACCGGGACTTCCCATGGCTGAGCGAGGCAGCACGGACCCGCCTGCCGGACAAGGTCATGGTCCTGGGCACGAACGCCATCACCCTGGCTCGCAACGCGAAGATCATGGAGGCGGCCCTCCGCTCGTACGACCAGATCCTCATCGGCTGCGACGACGAACACGGGAACTACGACGAGGTGCACACCGTCGTCCCCCGCCTCCGCGCAGCGGGAAAGACCGTGGTCGTCAACAGCGTCCTGGAAGGCATCACCTCCCCCCGCCTGGTACAGCTCGCGGACCTGTGCGACAGGCACGGCGCGATCCACGTCACCAACCACGTGCACCACGTCGACGTCGGCCAGCCGGCCAACGAACTGCGCGGGATCTGCGACCGCTACCTCGACCAGCACCTGATGATCGAGATGGACGGATCCTGCTATCGCTGCTTCAACGCGATGGCCAAGGACGACAGCGAGTTCACCATCTGGGACGAGGACTTCGCCGCCAAGGTGTTCGCCCCGCGCAGCCACCACTTCCGCTTCTGCCTGCGCTGCCACGAGTACACCGACTCGGGGTCCGGTGCCGTCCCCACCCCTGCCCTCACCGCCTGA
- a CDS encoding HD domain-containing protein codes for MASIDLAHLLATLGARAWPFQSHSRARVAAGLALTIYAGHTRDQGTPYLHHPLAVVTILRSELGVTLPETLLVGLLHDALEVDPGSESLVVHQLGEVFAARLRAMTPDHRLARRPKEPGDEIRWRMKTAALPAEDLLVRLADRVHNLRDLAASPNSERRSKFIRNLADFHLPLAEAARPLSPQLATAHALLHHEYVRHQQEVRP; via the coding sequence ATGGCCTCCATCGATCTCGCCCACCTCCTGGCGACGCTCGGCGCCAGGGCATGGCCGTTCCAGAGCCACTCCCGCGCCCGCGTCGCCGCCGGCCTGGCCCTCACGATCTACGCCGGCCACACCCGGGACCAGGGAACGCCCTACCTCCATCACCCACTCGCCGTCGTAACGATCCTCCGCTCCGAGCTCGGCGTGACACTGCCCGAGACGCTCCTCGTCGGTCTCCTGCACGACGCCTTGGAGGTCGATCCCGGCTCGGAGTCCCTCGTCGTCCACCAGCTCGGTGAAGTCTTCGCCGCCCGCCTGCGCGCCATGACGCCGGACCACCGGCTCGCACGCCGCCCGAAGGAACCCGGCGACGAGATCCGCTGGCGCATGAAGACAGCGGCCCTTCCCGCGGAGGATCTCCTGGTACGTCTGGCCGACCGCGTCCACAATCTCCGGGACCTGGCAGCCTCACCGAACAGCGAGCGCAGGTCGAAATTCATACGGAACCTGGCCGACTTCCACCTCCCGCTCGCCGAGGCTGCCCGGCCCCTGAGCCCGCAGCTAGCAACCGCGCACGCACTGCTCCACCACGAATACGTCCGCCACCAGCAGGAGGTACGTCCATGA
- a CDS encoding glycosyltransferase encodes MKRIVYSMEPIGRTGGRAYLRMLHDVTADDVEWRTVPDHKRTYRARRWRKLRHLTRLAPTIRALHSTTGSFVWDDLSLLLFTPAMRARTVLLLHHYEPLQHDSAPFEAMLWERLFQVLPQCAAVVCVAPYWAEFLRARGVRNVRVIYNAFDMAEVERARGYDRVQCRAEFGLPPDTIAVYAGKAVHWKGTEEVAATLAGDPGLRVITSGSNTVSFDGAHYDLERERYLRLLRACDVGVFLPWMREGWSRCAAEALLLGLPCLIRPVAGLGDLAALTGQPAPDLGRLPAQIRERAAAPRPEDKTAYEALAQFDLNYFGNAWGDLLAKVA; translated from the coding sequence ATGAAACGGATCGTGTACTCGATGGAACCGATCGGCCGAACCGGCGGACGGGCCTACCTGCGCATGCTCCACGACGTCACGGCCGACGACGTGGAGTGGCGCACGGTGCCGGACCACAAGCGCACCTACCGCGCCCGCCGCTGGCGCAAGCTGCGCCACCTCACCCGCCTGGCTCCCACCATCCGAGCCCTGCACAGCACGACCGGTTCCTTCGTCTGGGACGACCTGAGCCTCCTTCTCTTCACTCCGGCGATGCGAGCCCGCACCGTGCTCCTCCTGCACCACTACGAACCGCTACAGCACGACTCTGCCCCATTCGAGGCCATGCTCTGGGAGCGGCTGTTCCAGGTCCTGCCCCAGTGCGCCGCCGTGGTGTGCGTCGCCCCGTACTGGGCCGAATTCCTTCGCGCCCGAGGCGTGCGCAATGTGCGGGTGATCTACAACGCCTTCGACATGGCAGAGGTGGAACGGGCGCGCGGCTACGACCGGGTGCAGTGCCGAGCAGAGTTCGGACTGCCACCGGACACGATCGCCGTCTACGCGGGCAAGGCCGTGCACTGGAAGGGCACCGAGGAGGTCGCGGCAACACTGGCCGGCGACCCCGGGCTTCGGGTGATCACCAGCGGCAGCAACACCGTCAGCTTCGACGGCGCCCATTACGACCTGGAGCGCGAGCGCTACCTGCGGCTGCTGCGCGCCTGCGACGTCGGCGTCTTCCTTCCCTGGATGCGCGAGGGATGGAGCCGCTGCGCGGCCGAAGCCCTACTGCTCGGCCTGCCCTGCCTGATCCGCCCGGTGGCCGGGCTGGGCGACCTCGCCGCGCTGACGGGGCAGCCGGCCCCCGACCTCGGCCGCCTGCCAGCACAGATCCGGGAACGTGCGGCGGCGCCCCGACCCGAGGACAAGACCGCGTATGAGGCCCTGGCCCAGTTCGACCTGAACTACTTCGGCAACGCCTGGGGCGACCTCCTCGCAAAGGTCGCCTGA